From Maylandia zebra isolate NMK-2024a linkage group LG11, Mzebra_GT3a, whole genome shotgun sequence, one genomic window encodes:
- the LOC101487258 gene encoding uncharacterized protein LOC101487258, whose translation MKMPVWFVFVLGALSAAGEVFVAKVGGKVTLKCGVSSYTRSLRWHHGNDFLHSVDQRGFPRKGSAELVQRSVVRLTNLEISSVRETDAGRFTCSADWTRHEHTLSVFSVSVSVTPSADLLLGSEATLQCDVKGVIEGCEVKWRSPKVDSPEWSPTAQLKPVTSSHNGTWQCIITCGSNQLSEHLTITVQEPPPTTSTTTASLCSSKDSPKTTFAIVCSVLLSYFLL comes from the exons ATGAAGATGCCGGTGTGGTTTGTGTTTG TGCTGGGTGCACTCTCTGCTGCAGGTGAAGTTTTTGTTGCAAAAGTCGGGGGGAAAGTCACATTGAAGTGTGGGGTCAGCAGCTACACACGCTCTCTGCGGTGGCATCATGGAAATGACTTTCTTCATAGTGTTGATCAGAGAGGCTTCCCTCGCAAAG GCAGTGCTGAACTTGTGCAGAGGTCAGTCGTGAGACTGACGAATCTGGAAATCTCcagtgtgagagaaacagaTGCTGGACGGTTCACATGTTCGGCAGATTGGACACGTCATGAACATACACTTTCTGTGTTCTCAG TGTCGGTCTCTGTCACTCCCTCTGCTGATCTCCTGCTGGGCAGCGAGGCAACGCTCCAGTGTGACGTGAAAGGTGTCATTGAAGGTTGTGAAGTGAAGTGGAGGAGCCCAAAGGTAGATTCACCCGAGTGGTCACCAACAGCTCAACTCAAACCTGTAACAAGCTCACATAATGGGACCTGGCAGTGTATCATCACCTGTGGCAGCAATCAGCTTAGTGAGCATCTGACCATCACAGTCCAAG AGCCGCCTCCtacaacatcaacaacaacagcttCACTGTGCAGCTCGAAGGATAGCCCAAAGACCACCTTTGCCATTGTGTGCTCAGTTTTGCTTTCCTACTTCCTGCTGTGA
- the LOC101488019 gene encoding uncharacterized protein LOC101488019 isoform X2 has protein sequence MKVIVLFVFVLGALSAAGEVFFANVGDKVTLNCGVNSYRNSLKWYNRYDFLHSVDQRGFPRKGNVELAQRSVVRQTNLEISSVRETDAGEFECSADWTPRYHSLVVFSVSVSVTPSAVLKLCDEATLHCEVKHLLKGCEVKWKSPNADSPEWPSTVQLKSVTSSHNGTWECIITCDGKQLKPPTTTTPPSTRKNITLFVTSVQKTTCTTCTTCTADDCPLGLSCWMWIAIGVCCQFGMFLIVCVTVLCKCMNGRMVCEERRSSSIYV, from the exons ATGAAGGtgattgtgttgtttgtgtttg TGCTGGGTGCACTCTCTGCAGCAGGGgaagttttctttgcaaatgttGGGGATAAAGTCACATTGAACTGTGGAGTCAACAGCTACAGAAACTCTCTGAAGTGGTATAATAGATATGACTTTCTTCATAGTGTTGATCAGAGAGGCTTCCCTCGCAAAG GCAATGTTGAACTTGCACAGAGGTCAGTTGTGAGACAGACGAATCTGGAAATCTCcagtgtgagagaaacagaTGCTGGAGAGTTCGAATGTTCGGCAGATTGGACACCTCGATACCATTCACTTGTTGTGTTCTCAG TTTCGGTCTCTGTGACTCCCTCTGCTGTTCTCAAACTGTGTGATGAGGCAACGCTCCACTGTGAGGTGAAACATCTGCTAAAAGGTTGTGAAGTGAAGTGGAAGAGCCCAAATGCTGATTCACCTGAATGGCCATCAACAGTTCAACTCAAATCTGTAACAAGCTCACATAATGGGACCTGGGAGTGTATCATCACCTGTGATGGCAAACAACTGA AGCCTCCAACTACAACAACTCCACCATCCACCCGAAAGAACATCACATTATTTGTAACGAGTGTTCAGAAGACAACATGTACAACATGTACAACAT GTACTGCCGACGATTGCCCACTGGGACTCTCCTGTTGGATGTGGATTGCAATAGGGGTGTGCTGCCAGTTTGGGATGTTCCTGATAGTTTGTGTCACAGTCTTGTGTAAGTGCATGAATGGAAGGATGGTATGTGAGGAAAGGCGTTCATCAAGTATTTATGTATAG
- the LOC101488019 gene encoding uncharacterized protein LOC101488019 isoform X1, whose amino-acid sequence MKVIVLFVFVLGALSAAGEVFFANVGDKVTLNCGVNSYRNSLKWYNRYDFLHSVDQRGFPRKGNVELAQRSVVRQTNLEISSVRETDAGEFECSADWTPRYHSLVVFSVSVSVTPSAVLKLCDEATLHCEVKHLLKGCEVKWKSPNADSPEWPSTVQLKSVTSSHNGTWECIITCDGKQLKPPTTTTPPSTRKNITLFVTSVQKTTCTTCTTCTTCTADDCPLGLSCWMWIAIGVCCQFGMFLIVCVTVLCKCMNGRMVCEERRSSSIYV is encoded by the exons ATGAAGGtgattgtgttgtttgtgtttg TGCTGGGTGCACTCTCTGCAGCAGGGgaagttttctttgcaaatgttGGGGATAAAGTCACATTGAACTGTGGAGTCAACAGCTACAGAAACTCTCTGAAGTGGTATAATAGATATGACTTTCTTCATAGTGTTGATCAGAGAGGCTTCCCTCGCAAAG GCAATGTTGAACTTGCACAGAGGTCAGTTGTGAGACAGACGAATCTGGAAATCTCcagtgtgagagaaacagaTGCTGGAGAGTTCGAATGTTCGGCAGATTGGACACCTCGATACCATTCACTTGTTGTGTTCTCAG TTTCGGTCTCTGTGACTCCCTCTGCTGTTCTCAAACTGTGTGATGAGGCAACGCTCCACTGTGAGGTGAAACATCTGCTAAAAGGTTGTGAAGTGAAGTGGAAGAGCCCAAATGCTGATTCACCTGAATGGCCATCAACAGTTCAACTCAAATCTGTAACAAGCTCACATAATGGGACCTGGGAGTGTATCATCACCTGTGATGGCAAACAACTGA AGCCTCCAACTACAACAACTCCACCATCCACCCGAAAGAACATCACATTATTTGTAACGAGTGTTCAGAAGACAACATGTACAACATGTACAACATGTACAACAT GTACTGCCGACGATTGCCCACTGGGACTCTCCTGTTGGATGTGGATTGCAATAGGGGTGTGCTGCCAGTTTGGGATGTTCCTGATAGTTTGTGTCACAGTCTTGTGTAAGTGCATGAATGGAAGGATGGTATGTGAGGAAAGGCGTTCATCAAGTATTTATGTATAG